The proteins below come from a single Myripristis murdjan chromosome 10, fMyrMur1.1, whole genome shotgun sequence genomic window:
- the sting1 gene encoding stimulator of interferon genes protein, whose protein sequence is MHSLADQEALVPRPRGNLPKVCASLLAAIATSSFVLLSPERLCGVVAMVILVLTLGPLLHGLCLLAEEMFNHASTRHQGRGLQMLPACGFGGRTLLAAGMAGLLLYLTEGPLPEKSHCWRLLMLASALYPLFKTLGVLGPSEVEVSDICEGRKMNVAHGLAWSFYLGYLRLVLPRLENSIVAFRASHQAGCFQGRSSRKLLILIPLNANIAHKLEDEDDNIRFYDNLPNSEIDRAGVRGRVYKHSVYNIFDENGKGHQCVAEYATPLLTLYNMSQESSAGFGEPERRQQVLLFYRTLRDILEQSLECRNRYRLILLNDDHEEDPHFLSKAILRHLQQQEKEEFCLTAHPQQEMECTFARPLSTIPRREYWQHTEPMSREPTLMMSLEPPQPLREAVEITDHYQATA, encoded by the exons ATGCACAGCCTCGCAGATCAGGAAGCTCTTGTCCCTCGGCCTCGTGGGAATTTGCCCAAGGTGTGTGCCTCGTTGCTGGCTGCCATAGCAACATCAAGCTTCGTGCTTCTATCTCCTGAAAGGTTATGTGgagtggttgccatggtaatacTCGTCCTGACCCTGGGCCCTCTGCTGCATGGACTCTGTCTTCTGGCAGAGGAGATGTTTAACCACGCAAGCACAAG GCACCAAGGCCGAGGGCTCCAAATGCTGCCCGCCTGTGGTTTTGGGGGGAGGACCCTTTTGGCTGCAGGGATGGCAGGTCTTCTGCTCTACCTGACTGAAGGACCTCTGCCAGAGAAAAGCCACTGCTGGAGACTCCTCATGCTAGCCTCAGCCCTCTACCCACTGTTCAAAACCCTAGGAGTCCTG GGTCCGTCAGAGGTGGAGGTATCGGACATCTGTGAGGGGAGGAAGATGAATGTGGCCCATGGTCTTGCCTGGTCCTTCTACCTGGGCTACCTTCGCCTGGTGCTGCCAC GGTTGGAGAATTCCATTGTTGCATTTCGTGCCTCCCATCAGGCCGGTTGTTTCCAGGGGCGCAGCTCCAGGaagctcctcatcctcatccctcTCAATGCCAACATCGCTCACAAGCTGGAAGATGAGGACGACAACATCCGTTTCTATGACAACCTCCCCAACAGTGAGATAGACAGGGCAGGAGTGCGAGGGCGGGTCTATAAGCACAGCGTCTACAACATATTTGATGAGAACGGAAAG gGCCATCAGTGTGTAGCAGAATATGCCACGCCCCTGCTGACGCTCTACAACATGTCCCAGGAGAGCAGCGCTGGCTTTGGGGAGCCTGAACGCCGCCAGCAGGTCCTTCTCTTCTACAGGACCCTGAGGGACATTCTGGAGCAGTCGCTGGAGTGCCGCAACCGCTACAGACTCATCCTGCTCAACG ATGATCATGAGGAAGACCCTCACTTCTTGTCCAAGGCCATCTTGCGAcatctgcagcagcaggagaaggaaGAGTTCTGCCTCACAGCGCACCCTCAACAAGAAATGGAGTGCACATTTGCCCGTCCTTTAAGCACCATACCCAGAAGAGAGTACTGGCAGCACACAGAGCCCATGAGCAGGGAACCCACGCTCATGATGAGCCTGGAGCCCCCGCAGCCCCTCAGAGAAGCTGTTGAGATCACGGACCATTACCAAGCGacagcataa
- the LOC115367040 gene encoding DNA damage-inducible transcript 4-like protein produces MVYTTALLFGHGLPVSSEDESVADMIGKYFSQLTAPAQKRSCARRGSVDSCDEMDKSLPSADLDSGLEYEERLLQQDLTRLIERCLSEAKASLLRCQVLLLPRQMSARVGRDVVRSSADEPCGLRGASIKVYLEGKDGLKSLGSVSPDPSVTPTFELSVVFKADDDGWPPFKHIFGTDKVLKLRPEYRLVKRKLYSSASPVIHDFH; encoded by the exons ATGGTCTATACCACGGCTCTGCTTTTCGGACACGGACTGCCCGTCTCCTCGGAGGACGAAAGTGTCGCTGACATGATAGGAAAGTACTTCTCCCAGCTCACGGCGCCGGCACAGAAGAGAAGCTGTGCCCGGCGGGGGAGCGTCGACAGCTGCGATGAGATGGACAAGAGCTTGCCGA GTGCCGACTTGGACTCTGGCTTGGAGTATGAAGAGAGGCTCCTCCAGCAGGACCTGACCCGGCTGATAGAGCGCTGTCTCTCCGAGGCCAAGGCCTCCCTTCTCCGCTgccaggtgctgctgctgccccgcCAGATGTCCGCCAGAGTCGGCCGGGACGTGGTGCGCTCCTCGGCCGACGAGCCGTGCGGGCTCCGGGGCGCCTCCATCAAGGTGTACCTGGAGGGTAAAGACGGGCTGAAGTCTCTGGGCAGCGTCTCTCCTGACCCCAGCGTCACCCCGACCTTCGAGCTCTCCGTCGTCTTCAAGGCGGACGACGACGGCTGGCCGCCATTCAAGCACATCTTCGGCACCGACAAGGTGTTGAAGCTGAGACCGGAGTACCGGCTGGTGAAGAGGAAGCTCTACTCGTCCGCCAGCCCCGTCATTCACGACTTCCACTAG